The Amycolatopsis umgeniensis DNA segment GGAAGCGCCAGCAGAACCTCGAACAGCCCCCGGAGACCCGGAATACCGGTGAACTGTAGTGCTGCCTGGTCGCACCTGCCCGACTCCGTGCGCTCAGCGGCCGAGATACAGCTCATATTCGCTTGAAGCGAGCACTTGATCCCACGTCGCGTGGCGCACTCCCCGTCGCAGACGACCGCAGAAGGTCATCGCGAAAGCCACGGGGCCAGCAACTTCTCCAGGTCCGCGTCCGACAACGCGTACGGCCCGCCGTGGAACTCGTGCCACCGCGAAGCGTCCCGCGCCGCCGTGTACTCCACCTCGAAAGCGCGCATCAAGACGTACATGAAGGTCACCGAGCTGAACCGCTCGCCGAGCAACGTCCGAGCCTCGCGCGCGACACCGGTCGCGCCATGGCCGATCACGTCCGCGAGCTTCAGCTCCTCCGCAGCCGGATCCAACAGGCTGGGGGCATACATCACGACAAACTCTCCATCACTGAAAGGAAAAATCAGTTCTCGGCGGCGAGCTGCCCGCAGGCCGCCGCGATTTCCTGGCCACGCGTGTCGCGTACCGTGCAAGCGACCCCGCCGGCGTTCACCAGCCGGACGAACTCCCGCTCCACCGGCTTCGGCGACGCGTCCCATTTGCTGCCCGGGGTCGGGTTCAACGGGATCACGTTGACGTGCACCAACTGTCCCAGGTGCTGACGCAGCCGCTTCGCGAGCAGTTCCGCCCGCCAAGGCTGGTCGTTGATGTCCCGGATCAACGCGTACTCGATCGACACCCGCCGGCCGGAGGTGTCCGCGTAGTACCGGGCGGCGGACAGGACCTCGTCCACCGACCAGCGCTCGTTCACCGGCACCAGAGTGTCCCGCAACTCGTCGTCCGGCGTGTGCAGGGAAACGGCCAGCCGCACCTGCATCTTCTCGTCCGCCAGCTTGCGGATCGCCGGCGCGAGCCCCACCGTCGACACCGTCACCGAACGCTGACCGATACCGAGCCCGTCGGGTGAGGGATCGGTGATCCGCCGGACAGCGGCCACCACGCGCTTGTAGTTCGCCAGCGGCTCACCCATGCCCATGAAGACGATGTTCGACAGACGGCCGGGGCCGCCGGTCATCTGGCCGTCGCGCATCACCGCGGCGGCGGAACGGACCTGGTCGACGATCTCCGCGGTCGAGAGATTCCGGTCGAGGCCGCCCTGGCCGGTCGCGCAGAACGGGCACGCCATGCCGCAGCCTGCCTGGCTCGAGATGCACAGGGTCGCTCGGTCCGGGTAGCGCATGAGCACGCTCTCCAGCAGCGTCCCGTCGTGCGCGCGCCACAGGGTCTTGCGGGTGGTGCCGTCGTCGCAGGCGAGAGCCTTGATTTCGGTGAGCAGCGTCGGCATGAGATCGCCGACGAGCTTCTCCCGCGAGGCCGCCGGGATGTCCGTCATCTCCTCCGGGTTCACCGTGAGCCGCGAGAAGTAGTGGTTCGACAGCTGCTTCGCGCGGAACGGCTTCTCACCCAGCTCGGCGACGGCCTCGGCCCGCTCGGCGGCGGTGAGGTCGGCGAGATGGCGCGGCGGGAGGCCGCGCTTGGGCGCGTCGAAGACGAGAGGGAGGGCAGTCATAGCCCAACCAGTCTCCCATGTCCACCTTTGGCGCGCCCTGGCCGCCCCGGACCACTGTTCCCCAGGTCACGTGACGACCCGATTCGCGGAAGGAAGTTGCCAGACGACTGTTTCCGATATATCGTGAACGTGTCGGAACATTACGTAGAGAGGATTCACATCATGCGAGGACGACCTTTTCCTCCAGAACACGGCCGACCCGCCTTCGGGCCCTGGGCTCGCGGCGGCTTCGGCGAATTCCCCCCGCCTCCGGGATGGGGCCCCGGCGGACCCGGCCACCGGCATCGGCACGGCCGTCGCGGTGGACCCGGTGGACGGCGCGGCAAGCGCGGTGACGTCCGCGCCGCGATCCTCGCGCTGCTTTCCGAGCAGCCGAGGCACGGTTACGAGATCATCCGCGAGATCGGCGAGCGCAGCGGCGGCTTCTGGAAGCCGAGCCCCGGCTCGGTCTACCCGACCCTGCAGATGCTGGCCGACGAAGGCCTGGTGATCAGCAAGGACGAGGGCGGCAAGAAGCTGTTCGAACTCACCGAGTCCGGTCGCGCCGCGGCCGAACAGCAGGACGCCGTCCCGCCGTGGGAGCAGATCGCCCACGACGTCGACCCGGTCGAGGTGAACCTGCGCAAGGCGGGGGCGACCCTGGCCGCCGCGGTCATGCAGGTCATGCACGCCGGCAGCGAGGCACAGCAGTCCCGCGCCGTCGACGTGCTCAACGAGGCACGCCGGACGATCTACGGCATCCTCGGCGAGGCCGACGACGACACCGCCGGAGCCGAGGCTTCCGCCGAGGACGCGGAGTGACCTGGCACGACGAGGCCGGTGGGCTTGGTGCGCGTATGCACGCGATAGCCCACCGGCAGCGTCACCCGCTCTTCACCGGCGCTTGACGAAACCTCGTTGAGGCGCCGGACCTCCGCGATCGCCTTCGCCGCGACCGGAGCGCTGAACTCGATCTTCAGCACCGCTTCCATCGCGGCGGCGTCCCCGAACTCCCACCGCGTCATCACCTTGCGGCAGTCGAATCCCTGACGGGCGAAGAACTTCTCGACCCCGGGCGGGTCGTAATGCGGCAGATCCAGGCGCATCCAGCGGCCGTAAGGCTCACTCGTCACATCGAGATCCACGATCACCAGCGTGCCGCCGGGCCGCAGCACCCGTTCCGCCTCGCGAAGGCCGGGTTCGCAGCCGGGGCCGAAGAAGTACGCTGTCCGCGCGTGGACGACGTCGAAAGCCGCGTCCGGCACGGGAAGCCGCTGCGCACGACCCTGCCGCACTTCGACGTTCGGCAGTTCCGCGACGCGTCGCGACGCGTCGCGGACGAGCGGCTCATGGGGTTCGACCCCGAGCACCGACCGCGCCGTCGCGGCGAACCGGGGCAGATGGAACCCGTCTCCACAGCCGATGTCGAGCACGTCCGCCCCGGACCAGTCCCGCTGTCCGGCGAGCACCCGCCAGATCTCGTCGTCGACGTCCTGTGCGCGGTTCTCGACCTCGTAGGCCTTTTGGTAGTACCAGATATTCGGGCTCGGCAGCACTTCGTCGCCGCCGCGACGGAAGGAGGAGACAGTTCGGGGAAACCAGCGCACGGTAGCTCCAACGTCGGGACACCGGGCCGGGTTCCGGGCCATCCGGGTCGAAATCTTTCACGGAAACAATGCGGATAGCGACTAGACTTTACTCCCACCGGTAAGGGAGAACCGCATGTCGCTTGGCTCGGCCGCCCACACTTCCGTCATCCCTTCAGGAATCCCGTGCTGGATAGAGCTCGCGTGCAGAGACGAAGCGGCCACACAAGCCTTCTACAGCGGCCTTTTCGACTGGGAGTACACCGTTCAGCGTGATCCGGCGACGCCGAACGGCAGATACTCGATCGCGACACTGAACGGCGTCCCGACCGGTGGCCTGTACCGCTCGGGCACGGACGGCCCGTTCGGCTGGAGCGTGCACATCTCGGTGCCGCAGGCGGCCGCGGCCGCGGAGTGGGTGGACAGTCTCGGTGGCCGGGTCACCCTCGGGCCGATGGCGATTCCCCATCGCGGCAACATCGTCCACGCCGTCGACGCGTGCGGCGCGCACGTCGTCTTCTGGGAACCGCCCGCCACCTGGGAGTTCGCGACGGGGGTGCCCAACACCTTCAGCGGCGCGGATCTCAACACCCACGACGGGGCCGCGGCGGATCACTTCTACTGCCGCCTCTTCAACTACACCAGCCACCAGATCGGCGACGGCACGTCGCTCGACTACGCCGAATGGCTCATCGAGCACGAACCGGTGCTGTACCGGTACGTGATGGGCACGGAGTACCGGCCGGACACTCCCCCGCACTGGATGGTCTACCTCGAACTCGACCCGGCTCGCGGCGCGGACGCCGCGGCGGGGCAGGCCCTGATGCTCGGCGGCGCCGTCGTCGTCCAGCCCTACGACACCCCGTACGGCCGGATGG contains these protein-coding regions:
- a CDS encoding methyltransferase domain-containing protein yields the protein MRWFPRTVSSFRRGGDEVLPSPNIWYYQKAYEVENRAQDVDDEIWRVLAGQRDWSGADVLDIGCGDGFHLPRFAATARSVLGVEPHEPLVRDASRRVAELPNVEVRQGRAQRLPVPDAAFDVVHARTAYFFGPGCEPGLREAERVLRPGGTLVIVDLDVTSEPYGRWMRLDLPHYDPPGVEKFFARQGFDCRKVMTRWEFGDAAAMEAVLKIEFSAPVAAKAIAEVRRLNEVSSSAGEERVTLPVGYRVHTRTKPTGLVVPGHSASSAEASAPAVSSSASPRMP
- the rlmN gene encoding 23S rRNA (adenine(2503)-C(2))-methyltransferase RlmN produces the protein MTALPLVFDAPKRGLPPRHLADLTAAERAEAVAELGEKPFRAKQLSNHYFSRLTVNPEEMTDIPAASREKLVGDLMPTLLTEIKALACDDGTTRKTLWRAHDGTLLESVLMRYPDRATLCISSQAGCGMACPFCATGQGGLDRNLSTAEIVDQVRSAAAVMRDGQMTGGPGRLSNIVFMGMGEPLANYKRVVAAVRRITDPSPDGLGIGQRSVTVSTVGLAPAIRKLADEKMQVRLAVSLHTPDDELRDTLVPVNERWSVDEVLSAARYYADTSGRRVSIEYALIRDINDQPWRAELLAKRLRQHLGQLVHVNVIPLNPTPGSKWDASPKPVEREFVRLVNAGGVACTVRDTRGQEIAAACGQLAAEN
- a CDS encoding VOC family protein, with protein sequence MSLGSAAHTSVIPSGIPCWIELACRDEAATQAFYSGLFDWEYTVQRDPATPNGRYSIATLNGVPTGGLYRSGTDGPFGWSVHISVPQAAAAAEWVDSLGGRVTLGPMAIPHRGNIVHAVDACGAHVVFWEPPATWEFATGVPNTFSGADLNTHDGAAADHFYCRLFNYTSHQIGDGTSLDYAEWLIEHEPVLYRYVMGTEYRPDTPPHWMVYLELDPARGADAAAGQALMLGGAVVVQPYDTPYGRMAILADPDGSVFAVIDHSRAVEGWGSAEVDDPYDD
- a CDS encoding PadR family transcriptional regulator, which encodes MRGRPFPPEHGRPAFGPWARGGFGEFPPPPGWGPGGPGHRHRHGRRGGPGGRRGKRGDVRAAILALLSEQPRHGYEIIREIGERSGGFWKPSPGSVYPTLQMLADEGLVISKDEGGKKLFELTESGRAAAEQQDAVPPWEQIAHDVDPVEVNLRKAGATLAAAVMQVMHAGSEAQQSRAVDVLNEARRTIYGILGEADDDTAGAEASAEDAE